In Xiphophorus maculatus strain JP 163 A chromosome 18, X_maculatus-5.0-male, whole genome shotgun sequence, a single genomic region encodes these proteins:
- the LOC102236634 gene encoding uncharacterized protein LOC102236634, producing the protein MAPHPVMQAIIDFSAGAAGGTACVLSGQPFDTIKVKMQTFPSMYRGFIHCFISSFKQVGLRGLYKGTTPALLANISENAVLFLSYGLCQDTVRLLLRMDKGAELSDVQKASAGSLASIFSSMAICPTELVKCRLQAMHEMEETGKVAKGQRSTVWSVVKTVLRTNGPLGFYQGLTSTIVREIPGYFCFFGAYEVCRTTFAHHMGTDKDSIGILPLMFSGGFGGACLWLVVYPIDCVKSRIQVYSLAGRQEGFMKTFMGIIRTEGFTALYSGLTPTMIRTFPANGALFLAYEFSRKFMMDTVGATSVPLQLHVSDFSPMISTTSSTVEMVTPRKLQISEENVEDKNAGRLECFGWLLVIISLLFIALTFPITLFMCVKIVKEYERAVIFRLGRIADRKPKGPGLFFVLPCTDNFVKVDLRTVSFDIPPQEILTKDSVTVSVDGVVYFRIHCPISAVANVSNAHSSTRLLAQTTLRNVLGTKNLSELLSDREGISVSMQEALDEATDSWGIKVERVEIKDVKLPQQLQRAMAAEAEASREARAKIIAAEGEMNASRALKEAALVIDEAPSALQLRYLQTLNSIAAEKNSTIIFPLPIDMMQSFMQKK; encoded by the exons GTGGTACAGCCTGCGTGCTAAGCGGTCAGCCATTTGACACCATCAAGGTGAAGATGCAGACGTTTCCCAGCATGTACCGTGGCTTCATCCACTGCTTCATTTCAAGTTTCAAACAGGTGGGACTCCGTGGTCTCTACAAAGGCACCACACCAGCCCTCCTGGCCAACATCAGTGAGAATGCGGTGCTCTTCTTGAGTTATGGCCTGTGCCAGGACACTGTCCGTCTTTTGTTAAGGATGGATAAAGGAGCAGAGCTCAG tgATGTCCAAAAAGCTTCTGCAGGGTCTTTAGCTTCCATCTTCTCCTCCATGGCCATTTGCCCCACAGAGCTGGTGAAATGTCGCCTACAGGCCATGCATGAAATGGAGGAGACTGGAAAAGTTGCAAAAGGACAGCGAAG CACCGTCTGGTCTGTGGTTAAGACTGTGCTGCGGACAAATGGTCCTTTGGGTTTCTACCAGGGACTCACCTCAACCATTGTCAGGGAAATACCAGGTTACTTCTGCTTCTTTGGTGCCTACGAAGTATGTCGGACTACATTTGCACACCATATGGGGACAGACAAAGACAGTATAG GCATTCTTCCACTTATGTTCAGCGGTGGATTTGGAGGGGCTTGTCTTTGGCTAGTGGTCTATCCAATCGATTGTGTGAAGTCTAGGATTCAAGTCTACTCTTTAGCTGGGAGGCAAGAGGGTTTCATGAAGACCTTCATGGGTATTATACGCACTGAAG GTTTCACTGCTCTGTACTCTGGTTTGACTCCTACCATGATACGCACCTTCCCTGCCAACGGAGCGCTCTTCCTAGCTTATGAGTTCAGCCGTAAATTTATGATGGACACAGTGGGGGCC ACAAGTGTGCCGCTGCAGCTCCATGTGTCAGACTTCTCTCCAATGATCTCAACAACATCCAGCACAGTGGAGATGGTTACTCCACGCAAACTTCAGATCagtgaagaaaatgttgaag ATAAAAATGCAGGGAGGTTGGAATGTTTTGGTTGGCTGCTGGTAATTATATCCCTCCTGTTTATAGCGCTAACCTTCCCAATCACGTTGTTTATGTGTGTCAAG ATAGTAAAGGAGTATGAGCGAGCGGTCATTTTCAGACTTGGGCGAATCGCCGATCGGAAACCTAAAGGACCAG gcctattttttgttttgccctGCACTGATAACTTTGTGAAAGTTGATCTAAGGACTGTGTCTTTTGATATCCCTCCACAAGag ATCCTGACCAAAGACTCGGTCACTGTGTCCGTGGATGGAGTTGTCTACTTCCGCATTCACTGTCCCATCTCAGCTGTGGCCAACGTGTCCAATGCACACTCATCCACACGGCTGCTTGCTCAAACCACTCTGAGGAATGTACTTGGCACCAAAAACCTTTCAGAACTACTGTCTGACAGAGAAGGAATTTCAGTGAGCATGCAG GAGGCCCTGGATGAAGCCACCGACTCATGGGGGATCAAGGTGGAGCGTGTGGAGATCAAGGATGTGAAGCTgcctcagcagctgcagagagccaTGGCTGCAGAGGCGGAGGCCAGTCGGGAGGCCAGGGCTAAA ATCATTGCTGCAGAAGGTGAGATGAATGCTTCCCGGGCTCTGAAAGAAGCAGCTCTAGTCATTGATGAAGCCCCGTCTGCTCTCCAGCTGCGATACCTGCAGACTCTCAATTCCATCGCCGCGGAGAAGAACTCCACCATCATCTTTCCTCTGCCCATAGACATGATGCAGAGTTTCATGCAGAAAAAGTGA